A single Fundidesulfovibrio soli DNA region contains:
- a CDS encoding metallophosphoesterase codes for MTILGFHGAHPLLLLAFPLVPAIVLAGPVLMWRCRGRLGRDRHRLFVRLYCGLPLAALVAVALGVQDVISRLFFYLSLLAALAVLDVLLALAVMRGGRPAGGAAHDGSRRRFLAWGTVAAAGSLAVVPVLRGGEGESSPGVIERRIELTRSPKATPGKPLRLSLITDLHAGFFLPDSNLEQALALVRGFGPDVILFGGDLVEYHLETAAQTSPFFKALAAVAPVFAVLGNHDCYIDPEAVCAFHRRNGVIPLRDSRVELSGPWGRFQLCGARDYWERDRRMACLDGADPDSTLLLAHNPQSVMELPTARLPWLSLVGHTHGGQIRLPLMGPLVNQADRRLGPGLSEVDGRRIVLSAGLGFAGLPIRVDCPPDVTNVVLL; via the coding sequence ATGACCATTCTCGGATTCCACGGCGCGCATCCGCTGCTGCTGCTGGCCTTCCCCCTCGTTCCGGCGATCGTCCTGGCGGGCCCGGTGCTCATGTGGCGCTGCCGGGGCAGGCTGGGGCGCGACCGGCATCGCCTTTTCGTCCGGCTGTACTGCGGCTTGCCGTTGGCTGCTCTCGTCGCAGTGGCGCTCGGGGTCCAGGACGTTATCAGTCGTCTGTTTTTCTATCTCAGCCTGCTTGCGGCGCTGGCCGTGCTGGACGTGCTCCTGGCCCTGGCCGTGATGCGCGGGGGCCGCCCCGCCGGCGGCGCGGCGCACGACGGCTCCAGGCGTCGCTTCCTGGCCTGGGGCACCGTGGCCGCGGCTGGGTCGCTGGCCGTGGTCCCCGTGCTGCGCGGGGGGGAGGGCGAGTCCTCTCCAGGGGTGATCGAACGGCGCATCGAGCTGACGCGAAGCCCCAAGGCAACGCCGGGCAAACCGCTGCGCCTGAGCCTGATCACCGACCTGCACGCCGGGTTCTTCCTGCCTGACTCAAACCTGGAGCAGGCCCTGGCCCTGGTGCGCGGCTTCGGGCCGGACGTGATCCTCTTCGGGGGCGACCTGGTGGAATACCACCTGGAAACGGCCGCCCAGACGTCGCCCTTCTTCAAGGCCCTGGCAGCCGTCGCCCCGGTGTTCGCGGTGCTCGGCAACCATGACTGCTACATCGACCCCGAGGCCGTCTGCGCCTTCCACCGGCGCAACGGAGTCATCCCCCTGCGTGACAGCCGCGTGGAGCTGTCCGGCCCCTGGGGGCGCTTCCAGCTCTGCGGCGCGCGCGACTACTGGGAGCGCGACAGGCGCATGGCCTGCCTGGACGGGGCGGACCCGGACTCCACCCTGCTGCTGGCCCACAACCCGCAGAGCGTCATGGAGCTGCCCACCGCCAGGCTGCCCTGGCTGAGCCTCGTGGGGCACACCCACGGGGGCCAGATCCGCCTGCCCCTCATGGGGCCGCTGGTCAACCAGGCGGACAGGCGTCTCGGCCCGGGCCTGAGCGAGGTGGACGGCCGCAGGATCGTGCTCTCCGCCGGGCTGGGCTTCGCCGGGCTCCCCATCCGTGTGGATTGCCCCCCGGACGTGACCAACGTGGTCCTGCTGTGA
- a CDS encoding PqqD family protein — MWFKRRPAKPVEPAPAPEGAEERRRNLDMRPARNRLVREERTEQGFARLIYLSAYKPWFAGMARRLGMWDGKPLERKLELDELGTFCWELIDGRNSVRDMAARLAEHYSLPGREAELAVAGFLRELGRRGVIGLRD, encoded by the coding sequence ATGTGGTTCAAACGCCGCCCCGCTAAGCCGGTTGAGCCAGCCCCCGCCCCGGAAGGTGCGGAAGAGAGGCGGCGCAACCTGGACATGCGCCCCGCGCGCAACCGCCTGGTGCGCGAGGAGCGCACGGAGCAGGGGTTCGCGCGGCTGATCTATCTGAGCGCCTACAAGCCGTGGTTCGCGGGCATGGCCCGGCGGCTGGGCATGTGGGACGGCAAGCCTCTGGAGCGCAAGCTGGAGCTGGACGAGCTGGGCACCTTCTGCTGGGAGCTGATCGACGGCCGCAACTCCGTGCGGGATATGGCCGCGCGTCTGGCGGAGCATTACAGCCTGCCCGGGCGCGAGGCCGAGCTGGCCGTGGCGGGGTTCCTGCGCGAGCTGGGCAGGCGGGGAGTCATCGGCCTGAGAGACTAG
- a CDS encoding serine hydrolase domain-containing protein yields the protein MGRLTCTAALLAFVAVLTLCPPGWAARGAFTGGRELEAEIRKNMTRHGVKGLTIALVDDQHALWAQAFGLADEARGVPATLDTIFRVGSISKAVSSVHVMQLAESGLVDIDADIKTYVPEFSIRSRFGPDTLITPRMLMSHHSGLPTDVVAGMWSDHPQSLAAYIPTLAQESMAAPPGKLWRYSNVGFSLLGRMVEKVQAQSFDQSVRWSLLEPLGMTSSSYVMTPELAPRYSQGYSGGKETPRPALRDLPAGSLYSTATDMAAFIQAMLAGGGDVLSHRYFRQMVTPQFPGLPLDFEFQMGLGFMLSGLNLSDGSRLIWHAGTALPFQAFMAMEPNRKLGVVVLANSQEAAHFISDMALKALELAVASRPGPAARPVPGSRVFRPEAFRPEKLTPEELATYAGDYAGEGGLLSTIRLVDGVLKASVEGRDVELTPARGGLLRLQPEKSLLPQLPKAGQEEYLEHVHPDGQDVLVLRGRARPVPLVKLENKSIPEAWTARQGVYAASGECAGLCYKALALTVRDGQLMAVIGVSLPGEDAPSIPAVSPLVVLGDDQAVVAGLGIGSGATLRAVEDGLYYSGYHFKRMP from the coding sequence ATGGGTAGGCTCACTTGCACCGCCGCGCTGCTGGCGTTCGTGGCCGTGCTGACGTTGTGCCCCCCCGGCTGGGCCGCCAGGGGCGCGTTCACCGGCGGCAGGGAGCTGGAGGCGGAAATCCGCAAGAACATGACCCGCCACGGCGTCAAGGGTCTCACCATCGCCCTGGTGGACGACCAGCACGCCCTCTGGGCGCAGGCCTTCGGCCTGGCCGACGAGGCCAGGGGCGTCCCGGCGACGCTGGACACCATCTTCCGGGTGGGCTCCATCTCCAAAGCGGTCAGCTCCGTTCACGTGATGCAACTGGCCGAATCAGGGCTGGTGGACATCGACGCCGACATCAAGACCTACGTCCCCGAATTCTCCATCCGCAGCCGCTTCGGGCCGGACACGCTTATCACCCCGCGGATGCTCATGTCCCACCATTCGGGCCTGCCCACGGACGTGGTGGCGGGCATGTGGTCCGACCATCCGCAGTCCCTGGCGGCCTACATCCCCACACTCGCGCAGGAGAGCATGGCCGCCCCCCCGGGCAAGCTCTGGCGCTACTCCAACGTGGGATTCAGCCTGCTTGGGCGCATGGTGGAGAAGGTGCAGGCCCAGAGCTTCGACCAGTCCGTGCGCTGGAGCCTGCTGGAGCCCCTGGGCATGACCAGCTCCAGCTATGTAATGACCCCGGAGCTGGCCCCGCGCTACTCGCAAGGCTACTCCGGCGGCAAGGAGACGCCCCGCCCCGCCCTGCGGGACCTGCCCGCCGGGTCGCTCTACTCCACCGCGACGGACATGGCCGCCTTCATCCAGGCCATGCTGGCCGGAGGGGGCGACGTCCTCTCCCACCGGTATTTCCGCCAGATGGTCACGCCCCAGTTTCCCGGCCTGCCCCTGGATTTCGAGTTCCAGATGGGGCTTGGCTTCATGCTATCCGGGCTGAACCTCTCCGACGGAAGCCGGCTGATCTGGCACGCGGGCACGGCCCTGCCCTTCCAGGCCTTCATGGCCATGGAGCCCAACCGCAAGCTCGGGGTGGTGGTGCTGGCCAACTCGCAGGAGGCCGCGCATTTCATCTCCGACATGGCGTTGAAGGCCCTGGAGCTGGCCGTGGCCTCGCGCCCGGGCCCCGCCGCCCGCCCCGTGCCCGGGAGCCGCGTGTTCAGGCCCGAGGCCTTCCGGCCGGAGAAGCTCACCCCGGAGGAGCTGGCCACCTATGCAGGCGACTATGCCGGAGAGGGCGGCCTGCTGAGCACCATCCGGCTGGTGGACGGCGTGCTCAAGGCCAGCGTGGAAGGACGGGACGTGGAGCTCACCCCGGCCAGGGGCGGCCTGTTGCGGCTTCAGCCGGAAAAGAGCCTGCTGCCCCAGCTGCCCAAGGCCGGGCAAGAGGAGTATCTGGAGCACGTGCACCCCGACGGGCAGGACGTGCTGGTGCTCAGGGGCAGGGCCAGGCCCGTGCCTCTGGTGAAGCTCGAGAACAAGTCCATCCCCGAGGCCTGGACGGCCCGGCAGGGTGTCTACGCCGCCTCGGGCGAATGCGCCGGGCTGTGCTACAAGGCATTGGCCCTGACCGTGCGCGACGGCCAGCTCATGGCGGTGATCGGCGTGTCGCTTCCCGGGGAAGATGCGCCGTCAATCCCGGCCGTATCCCCGCTCGTCGTGCTGGGGGACGACCAGGCAGTGGTGGCGGGCCTGGGCATCGGCTCGGGCGCGACGCTCCGGGCCGTTGAGGACGGGCTGTACTACTCCGGCTACCACTTCAAACGCATGCCCTGA
- a CDS encoding purine-nucleoside phosphorylase — translation MQDRISVEKAVKHLAGALPPGFRPEAAVILGTGLGDVAEGLTPVLSADYREIPGFPESTVPGHAGRLLAGALRGRPVLVWQGRFHLYEGYTPGQVCMGVRVSALLGVRTLIITNAAGALDPKYNAGGLLAIVDHVNLTGRSPLTGPNEDSWGPRFPDMSRVYSPRLLRIAQDRAMNLGLRLELGVYAGVAGPQLETPAETRFLRAIGADAVGMSTVMEAIAARHMGLEVLGLSCLVNKNLPDCMAEVSIEEVLAVAQSSGKDLSLLLADIVEKLDG, via the coding sequence ATGCAGGACAGAATTTCAGTGGAGAAGGCAGTGAAGCACCTTGCCGGAGCGCTGCCCCCGGGCTTCAGGCCCGAGGCCGCCGTCATCCTCGGCACGGGCCTGGGCGACGTGGCGGAAGGCCTTACCCCCGTGCTCTCGGCGGACTACCGCGAGATACCCGGCTTTCCCGAATCAACGGTGCCGGGCCACGCCGGACGCCTGCTGGCGGGCGCGCTCAGGGGCAGGCCCGTGCTGGTGTGGCAGGGGCGCTTTCATTTGTATGAAGGGTACACACCGGGCCAGGTCTGCATGGGGGTGCGCGTCTCCGCCCTGCTGGGCGTGCGCACGCTGATCATCACCAACGCGGCCGGGGCGCTCGACCCCAAGTACAACGCAGGAGGATTACTGGCCATTGTGGACCATGTCAATCTGACGGGGCGCAGCCCGCTCACCGGTCCCAACGAGGACTCCTGGGGGCCCAGATTCCCGGACATGAGCCGGGTCTACAGCCCCCGCCTGCTGCGGATCGCCCAGGACCGCGCCATGAACCTGGGGCTGCGCCTGGAGCTCGGGGTCTACGCGGGCGTGGCCGGGCCGCAGCTTGAGACCCCGGCCGAAACCCGCTTCCTGCGGGCCATCGGCGCGGACGCGGTGGGCATGTCCACGGTGATGGAAGCCATCGCGGCGAGGCACATGGGCCTGGAGGTGCTTGGCCTCTCCTGCCTGGTGAACAAGAACCTGCCCGACTGCATGGCCGAGGTGAGCATCGAGGAGGTGCTGGCCGTGGCGCAGAGTTCAGGTAAGGACCTGAGCCTCCTTCTAGCCGACATTGTGGAGAAGCTCGATGGGTAG
- a CDS encoding motility protein A: MDIATLLGLTTGMGLVLGAIFMGGSLLQFMDPPAVMIVVGGTLAAICVSHPLEEVVQAFKAGFKIFASRKVTAQEVVNVMVRIADISRREGLLALEKIRTDNMVLKKACKLIADNAGPQLIQDTLRIEIHSLRRRHQIGETVFRSLGTFSPAFGLIGTLIGLVQMLARLENPKTLGPAMAVALLTTFYGALLANLVFLPVAGKLRARTQQELLNLEIIFEGARCILQNNNPVLVRDKLSSFVPPKERTYGG, encoded by the coding sequence ATGGACATAGCGACCCTGCTCGGGTTGACCACCGGCATGGGGTTGGTGCTCGGGGCCATCTTTATGGGCGGCTCCCTGCTCCAGTTCATGGACCCACCCGCCGTGATGATCGTGGTGGGTGGCACGCTGGCCGCCATCTGCGTCAGCCATCCTCTTGAGGAAGTAGTACAGGCCTTCAAGGCAGGCTTCAAGATATTCGCCTCGCGCAAGGTCACCGCCCAGGAGGTGGTGAACGTCATGGTGCGCATCGCGGACATCTCCCGCCGGGAGGGCCTCCTGGCCCTGGAGAAGATCCGCACGGACAACATGGTCCTCAAAAAGGCCTGCAAGCTCATCGCGGACAACGCCGGGCCGCAGCTCATCCAGGACACGCTGCGCATCGAGATCCACTCCCTCAGGCGCCGCCATCAGATCGGCGAGACGGTCTTCAGGTCCCTGGGCACATTCTCCCCGGCATTCGGTCTCATCGGCACGCTCATCGGCCTGGTGCAGATGCTGGCGCGCCTGGAGAACCCCAAGACCCTCGGCCCGGCCATGGCCGTGGCCCTGCTCACCACCTTCTACGGCGCCCTGCTGGCCAACCTGGTGTTCCTGCCCGTGGCCGGAAAGCTCAGGGCGCGCACCCAGCAGGAGCTGCTCAACCTGGAGATCATCTTCGAGGGCGCGCGCTGCATCCTCCAGAACAACAACCCCGTGCTCGTGCGGGACAAGCTCTCCTCCTTCGTTCCTCCCAAGGAGAGGACCTATGGCGGATGA
- a CDS encoding OmpA/MotB family protein yields MADENGLFDDEQEDTSLPQVWVITLADLSMLLMAFFIFLFSLASLKPEGVTETLESVRKQLKGGTTSMRPLSKPSDAITEKALEQVNLREQLIKRERQVYEDLTAFLKGRGETSMRTNLDGARAIISVPTDGMFAPGDPGQLTDLGRQRVTAIKDFLARHPDQRVHIKGFTDDVPPPPQSRFRNNWEVSSLEAVTALRFLLSQGVPPTRLTSTGLADLEPLFPNTSDANRARNRRLDFVLEVQVEG; encoded by the coding sequence ATGGCGGATGAGAACGGACTCTTCGATGATGAGCAGGAGGACACCTCGCTGCCGCAGGTCTGGGTCATCACCCTGGCCGACCTCTCCATGCTGCTCATGGCCTTCTTCATCTTTCTGTTCTCCCTGGCCTCGCTCAAGCCGGAGGGCGTGACCGAGACCCTCGAGAGCGTGCGCAAACAGCTCAAGGGCGGCACCACGTCCATGCGGCCCCTCTCCAAACCGAGCGACGCCATCACGGAGAAGGCCCTGGAGCAGGTGAACCTCCGCGAGCAGCTCATCAAGCGGGAACGCCAAGTCTACGAGGACCTCACGGCCTTCCTCAAGGGGCGCGGCGAAACCTCCATGCGCACCAACCTCGATGGCGCCCGCGCAATCATCTCGGTGCCCACCGACGGCATGTTCGCCCCCGGGGACCCGGGCCAGCTCACGGACCTGGGCCGCCAGCGCGTGACGGCCATCAAGGATTTCCTGGCCCGCCACCCGGACCAGCGCGTGCATATCAAGGGCTTTACCGACGACGTGCCCCCGCCGCCCCAGTCCAGGTTCCGAAACAACTGGGAGGTGTCCTCCCTCGAGGCCGTGACTGCCTTGCGCTTCCTGCTCTCCCAGGGGGTGCCCCCGACACGGTTGACATCCACCGGGTTAGCTGATTTAGAACCTCTTTTCCCCAATACGAGCGACGCCAACCGGGCTCGCAACAGACGCCTGGATTTCGTCCTGGAAGTGCAGGTTGAGGGATGA
- a CDS encoding PilZ domain-containing protein — protein sequence MNELEFSYEGDANEHRKAFRASMPGLVALAAGMPEPYHVGDVSAGGISLADPRSLLQPGDERELDLVCKGRKLISGLAARVARRNGELAGLTFTDLTLIQEQKLDKLVLEVQKYQITQSKNRGCHIDDEHAT from the coding sequence ATGAACGAACTGGAATTCAGCTACGAGGGCGACGCCAACGAGCACCGCAAGGCCTTCAGGGCCAGTATGCCCGGCCTCGTCGCGCTGGCGGCCGGGATGCCCGAGCCGTACCACGTGGGGGACGTCAGCGCGGGCGGAATCTCCCTGGCGGACCCGCGGAGCCTGCTCCAGCCCGGCGACGAGCGTGAGCTTGACCTCGTGTGCAAGGGGCGCAAACTGATTTCCGGCCTTGCGGCCCGGGTGGCCAGGCGCAATGGCGAGCTGGCCGGGCTCACATTCACGGACCTCACCTTGATCCAGGAGCAGAAGCTGGACAAGCTGGTGCTTGAGGTCCAGAAGTATCAAATCACTCAAAGCAAAAACCGTGGGTGCCACATTGACGACGAGCACGCGACATAA
- a CDS encoding acetyl-CoA carboxylase biotin carboxylase subunit family protein, with translation MRIIQACCKLGLDFVCVYTAEDEASGHLSLARELGGQAFRISSYHDANEIMAVADHAGATAVHPGYGYFAEDYRFARRVCERTRPMIWIGPSWRVIRTLGDKINTKRLARSLGVPTVPGSDRPVYDELEAEEIADSLFRFQAEQGIDLARVLVKASAGGGGMGIEEVHNLDHFKTVYRRIRNYSKRQFHDEGVLIEQRILDFNHLEVQIAADRHGSIAHFGTRNCTIQSTGRQKRVEIAPGFAPDQIKYSFDAGKVLDDITNHSLAIAKEVGYDNVGTWEWIVTPAGQPFLMEVNTRIQVENGVSAAISRLKGQPGVDIIKEQIRMGLGDPMGFTQQDITFEGIGIEYRIIAEDPANRFTPWVGRIDRFNPPQAPWLSMHSQIPQDKPYVIPTEFDPNLALAIIWGKDLAEAKSRGVEFLDRLVLEGQDQEGNPMKSNIAFLREKTSDILVF, from the coding sequence ATGCGCATCATCCAGGCCTGCTGCAAGCTGGGCCTGGATTTTGTTTGCGTCTACACCGCCGAGGACGAAGCCTCGGGCCACCTCTCATTGGCCAGGGAGCTTGGCGGCCAGGCCTTCCGCATCAGCTCCTACCACGACGCCAACGAGATCATGGCCGTGGCCGACCACGCCGGGGCCACCGCCGTGCATCCGGGCTACGGCTATTTCGCTGAGGACTACCGCTTCGCCCGCCGGGTGTGCGAGCGCACCCGCCCCATGATCTGGATCGGACCCAGCTGGCGCGTGATCCGCACCCTGGGCGACAAGATCAACACCAAGCGGCTGGCGCGCTCCCTGGGAGTGCCCACGGTGCCCGGGTCCGACAGGCCCGTCTACGACGAGCTCGAGGCCGAGGAGATCGCGGACTCCCTGTTCCGCTTCCAGGCCGAGCAGGGCATCGACCTGGCCCGCGTGCTGGTCAAGGCCTCTGCGGGCGGCGGCGGCATGGGCATCGAGGAGGTCCACAACCTGGACCACTTCAAGACCGTGTACCGGCGCATCCGCAACTACTCCAAGCGCCAGTTCCACGACGAGGGCGTGCTCATCGAGCAGCGCATCCTGGACTTCAACCACCTCGAAGTGCAGATCGCGGCCGACCGCCACGGCTCCATAGCCCACTTCGGCACCCGCAACTGCACCATCCAGTCCACCGGACGCCAGAAGCGCGTTGAGATCGCCCCCGGCTTCGCGCCGGACCAGATCAAATACAGCTTCGACGCCGGCAAGGTGCTGGACGACATCACAAACCACTCCCTGGCCATCGCCAAGGAGGTCGGTTACGACAACGTGGGCACCTGGGAGTGGATCGTCACCCCGGCGGGCCAGCCCTTCCTGATGGAGGTCAACACCCGCATCCAGGTGGAGAACGGCGTTTCCGCCGCCATCTCGCGCCTCAAGGGCCAGCCCGGGGTGGACATCATCAAGGAGCAGATCCGCATGGGCCTGGGCGACCCCATGGGCTTCACCCAGCAGGACATCACCTTCGAGGGCATCGGCATCGAGTACCGCATCATCGCCGAGGACCCCGCCAACCGCTTCACCCCCTGGGTCGGACGCATCGACCGTTTCAACCCGCCCCAGGCCCCCTGGCTCTCCATGCATTCCCAGATCCCGCAGGACAAGCCCTACGTGATCCCCACCGAGTTCGACCCCAACCTCGCCCTGGCCATCATCTGGGGCAAGGACCTGGCCGAGGCCAAGTCCCGCGGTGTCGAGTTCCTGGACCGGCTGGTGCTCGAAGGCCAGGACCAGGAAGGCAACCCCATGAAGTCCAACATCGCCTTCCTGCGGGAGAAGACGTCGGACATCCTGGTGTTCTAA
- a CDS encoding carboxyl transferase domain-containing protein, with the protein MDIEKSTQELADRLQYIQDIFGSRQPGDVGLLAEKLAEFRAREQAEAMPQKVKLLAQLQDLFDFVEKKLDAELVPMDKVRIVRHPQRITLKDILEFVYDNYTEIGGQDEYSIDPSMVIARAYVTRRIGDKVHNQPVMVIGQEKGHGQEFRNGGSVKPWGNAKALQYMKVAETENIPIHTYVFTPGAFPVEDYPGAAQQIARNLYEMSALRVPVIACFSEGGSGGAEAIALADTRLMLSHGYYSVISPEGAAAIESGIRQGQRAPVSMIEECAERLKITAADNLRMGYIDRVVHEPPLGARPYHYDFFKRLRQEMIMATDEAFLGVKGLGLIRGMALKRRKQDTVADPESMFVRWVLDEGAADRLVWKRYSKFRNMAKDAMRDKTPASRRLADSLQQVSWSTYSYLRYEFLRTYGEKLKTLVEETRAEAGVVLEKVLRPFKSGSARKVDTQTIQKLTELSCAEEGICLTADWDEGYVSPKAREDKAVTCPNSSTHGCLDLWAPDLFGDFAGVCQYCGHHFPMEYQWFLHNVLDKDSTVEFGQDVEAGNPLDYPGFDQKIEEAKSKNKIKSSCLTYEASIDGIKIVIGVLVAPFRGGTVGAAEGEKFIRALSRARKKHYPFLAYVHGTAGIRIQEGTNGVIQMPRATMAVRRYIEAGGLYTVLYDTNSYAGPVASFLGCSPYQFSVRSANIGFAGPGVIKETTGIDIAPDYHKAYNALARGHIQGIWDRREIRNNLVQAFQTIGGRNLYYR; encoded by the coding sequence ATGGATATCGAAAAAAGCACTCAGGAGCTGGCCGACAGGCTCCAGTACATCCAGGACATCTTCGGCTCCCGCCAGCCCGGGGACGTGGGACTGCTCGCCGAGAAGCTCGCCGAGTTCCGCGCCAGGGAGCAGGCCGAGGCCATGCCCCAGAAGGTCAAGCTGCTCGCCCAGCTCCAGGACCTCTTCGATTTCGTGGAGAAGAAGCTCGACGCCGAGCTGGTCCCCATGGACAAGGTGCGCATCGTGCGGCATCCGCAGCGCATCACCCTCAAGGACATTCTCGAGTTCGTCTACGACAACTACACCGAGATCGGCGGGCAGGACGAATACTCCATCGACCCCTCCATGGTCATCGCCAGGGCCTACGTCACCCGCCGCATCGGCGACAAGGTGCACAACCAGCCCGTGATGGTCATCGGGCAGGAGAAGGGCCACGGGCAGGAGTTCCGCAACGGCGGCTCCGTGAAGCCCTGGGGCAACGCCAAGGCCCTGCAGTACATGAAGGTCGCGGAGACGGAGAACATCCCCATCCACACCTACGTGTTCACCCCCGGCGCCTTCCCCGTGGAGGACTACCCCGGCGCGGCCCAGCAGATCGCCCGCAACCTCTACGAGATGTCGGCCCTGCGCGTGCCCGTGATCGCCTGCTTCTCCGAGGGCGGCTCCGGCGGCGCCGAGGCCATCGCCCTGGCGGACACCAGGCTGATGCTCTCCCACGGCTACTACTCCGTCATTTCTCCCGAAGGCGCGGCGGCCATCGAGTCCGGCATCCGCCAGGGTCAGCGCGCCCCGGTGAGCATGATCGAGGAGTGCGCCGAGCGCCTGAAGATCACCGCGGCCGACAACCTGCGCATGGGCTACATCGACCGCGTGGTGCACGAGCCGCCCCTGGGCGCGCGCCCCTACCATTACGATTTCTTCAAGCGCCTGCGCCAGGAGATGATCATGGCCACGGACGAGGCCTTCCTGGGCGTCAAGGGCCTGGGCCTGATCCGCGGCATGGCGCTCAAGCGCCGCAAGCAGGACACCGTGGCCGACCCCGAGTCCATGTTCGTGCGCTGGGTGCTGGACGAGGGCGCGGCGGACCGCCTGGTCTGGAAGCGCTACAGCAAGTTCCGCAACATGGCCAAGGACGCCATGCGCGACAAGACCCCGGCCTCGCGCCGCCTTGCCGACAGCCTGCAGCAGGTCTCCTGGTCCACCTACTCCTACCTGCGCTACGAGTTCCTGCGCACCTACGGCGAGAAGCTCAAGACCCTGGTCGAGGAGACCAGGGCCGAGGCGGGCGTGGTGCTCGAAAAGGTGCTGCGGCCCTTCAAGAGCGGCTCCGCGCGCAAGGTGGACACCCAGACCATCCAGAAGCTCACCGAGCTCTCCTGCGCCGAGGAGGGCATCTGCCTCACCGCCGACTGGGACGAGGGCTACGTGAGCCCCAAGGCCCGGGAGGACAAGGCCGTCACCTGTCCCAACTCCTCCACCCACGGCTGCCTGGACCTCTGGGCCCCGGACCTCTTCGGCGACTTCGCGGGCGTGTGCCAGTACTGCGGCCACCACTTCCCCATGGAGTACCAGTGGTTCCTGCACAACGTGCTGGACAAGGACTCCACCGTCGAGTTCGGCCAGGATGTCGAGGCGGGCAACCCGCTGGACTACCCCGGCTTCGACCAGAAGATCGAGGAAGCCAAGAGCAAGAACAAGATCAAGAGTTCCTGCCTGACCTACGAGGCCTCCATCGACGGCATCAAGATCGTCATCGGCGTGCTGGTGGCCCCTTTCCGCGGCGGCACCGTGGGCGCGGCCGAGGGCGAGAAGTTCATCCGGGCCCTGTCGCGCGCCCGCAAGAAGCACTACCCCTTCCTGGCCTACGTGCACGGCACGGCGGGCATCCGCATCCAGGAGGGCACCAACGGCGTCATCCAGATGCCCAGGGCCACCATGGCCGTGCGCCGCTACATCGAGGCGGGCGGGCTCTACACAGTGCTCTACGACACCAACTCCTACGCGGGCCCGGTGGCCAGCTTCCTGGGCTGTTCGCCCTACCAGTTCTCGGTGCGCTCGGCCAACATCGGCTTCGCCGGCCCCGGCGTCATCAAGGAGACCACCGGCATCGACATCGCGCCCGACTACCACAAGGCCTACAACGCCTTGGCGCGCGGCCACATCCAGGGCATCTGGGACCGCCGCGAGATCAGAAACAACCTGGTGCAGGCCTTCCAGACCATCGGCGGCCGCAACCTGTACTACCGCTAG
- a CDS encoding biotin attachment protein, which translates to MQDVKAILEEIKASPYEEVAILAPHAGKVQFKVAGEGTKVYAPSGTWREKPGTLLATLERERNPRPITCTRKGEVQSVNTQLDGTFVEAGTPLMVLRHFFTKEEVTQAILKKVLFLFPAPERAKYLFAPEVDKKVKVSGCQSIKVKDGMDLFIVSRMKREKPLAYNGPEGILYAVYFSYDQNVDAGQPLVSVCPENQMDMIRDVVNRVQSDWEERE; encoded by the coding sequence GTGCAGGACGTGAAAGCCATCCTCGAGGAAATCAAGGCCTCGCCGTACGAGGAAGTCGCCATCCTGGCCCCCCACGCGGGCAAGGTGCAGTTCAAGGTGGCGGGTGAGGGGACCAAGGTCTACGCCCCCTCCGGCACCTGGAGAGAGAAGCCCGGCACCCTGTTGGCCACCCTGGAGCGCGAGCGCAACCCCAGGCCCATCACCTGCACCCGCAAGGGCGAGGTGCAGAGCGTGAACACCCAGCTGGACGGCACCTTCGTGGAGGCCGGAACCCCGCTCATGGTGCTGCGCCACTTCTTCACCAAGGAGGAGGTCACCCAGGCCATCCTGAAGAAGGTGCTCTTCCTGTTCCCCGCGCCGGAGCGGGCCAAGTACCTCTTCGCCCCCGAGGTGGACAAGAAGGTCAAGGTTTCGGGCTGCCAGTCCATCAAGGTCAAGGACGGCATGGACCTCTTCATCGTTTCGCGCATGAAGCGCGAAAAGCCTCTGGCCTATAACGGGCCCGAGGGCATACTCTACGCCGTGTACTTCTCCTACGACCAGAACGTGGACGCGGGCCAGCCCCTGGTCAGCGTCTGCCCGGAGAACCAGATGGACATGATCCGCGACGTTGTGAACCGGGTGCAGTCGGACTGGGAGGAGCGCGAATAG